DNA sequence from the Parasphaerochaeta coccoides DSM 17374 genome:
CTTTTTCAGCGGACTCGATCAACGCAAGACCGATACGGTCTTTTACGCTGGAAAACGGATTGAAACTTTCCACCTTGGCGTAAACATCCGCTCCACCATCATTCAATCTGTTGATACGGACAAGGGGCGTCCGTCCTATCACCTGTGTAATATCATTCACACGAGCCATGGTTTTCCTCCTTGGAAAGTGAGCTGTACGAAAAAAGCGTACAACATTCTCTTGTGGTATAGAGAATATGATACTGGACAATCTTTTTACTGTCAATATAACCATATGAAATACTGTAGTGTAGTAGGAATTATAAATGCCAGAAAAAGGCTCCCCGTGTATCTTCTCCCTGCTTCACAGGGATGTCTTTACTTTTCCCGGATACTCGCCGAAGACCAGGCGGAAGGCTTCGGAGAATCGGTTCACGCTCTTATAACCCACCGCATAGGAAACCTCGGTCACCGAGCGGCCTTCCCTAAGATAGTTTGCCGCCAGGTTCATTCTCAAGGTACGGAGATAGCCGTAGAGGGTGTCCCCATACTGCTTCTTAAAAAGGGTCTTCAACTTGGTGGGACTCATCCCGGCGATATGTGAAAGTTTTTCTATCGACGGCGAATCAGCCGGATGTTCAAGGAAATATGCCGTCACGGCGCACAACCCCATCTTGTCCTGGGAATGACATCCCCCTTGGATGTCACATGTCTCGCAGAACTCAAAGGTATTGTTGGTCAGATAAAAGAGGAACAGCGACATTGAGGAACTGATGGAACGCTGGGCAGCGTCTGCGGTCAGGGTAATGTCTCCCAGCCGCTGGAAAAGCTGAAGCACATGCTCAACGTTGAGATGGCGGGGCAGATGGTAGAGGGCGCGCGCCTGTTCACCATCGTCATTGGAATAGCGTTTTCCTAAATAAGCACGAAATTCCTTCTCCCTATAGGCAAACTCGACTATGCGAACCAGACGACCGGCGGGAAGATCCAAGGTAGCCCTGTCCGTAGCGGACGATGCTGGCATATGGCAGGTGATTACTTCATCCTTATCAATATCACGCAGAAAAAGAAACGAACGCTCATGGACAGGAAAAAGCTCAAGGCTGGAAAGTTTCAGGGGTTCGTAAAGGAAAATGTTCATCTTGAGAGCCACCATGCCCGGTGAAGACGCAAAAATCTGTATGGTACCGTACCCGTATTTATCCGGAATGATGTATGTCGAGAAAGATTCCTCATGAGTGGCGATGCATCCCGCAGCTTCAAGAATATCACCTGCCGGATGTCCTGTCGTCCTTTCAGCCCCCATTTCCACCATCCTTACCGCCTTCCTTTGCTTCCGAGGCATCCAATGCCTCATTG
Encoded proteins:
- a CDS encoding helix-turn-helix transcriptional regulator — its product is MGAERTTGHPAGDILEAAGCIATHEESFSTYIIPDKYGYGTIQIFASSPGMVALKMNIFLYEPLKLSSLELFPVHERSFLFLRDIDKDEVITCHMPASSATDRATLDLPAGRLVRIVEFAYREKEFRAYLGKRYSNDDGEQARALYHLPRHLNVEHVLQLFQRLGDITLTADAAQRSISSSMSLFLFYLTNNTFEFCETCDIQGGCHSQDKMGLCAVTAYFLEHPADSPSIEKLSHIAGMSPTKLKTLFKKQYGDTLYGYLRTLRMNLAANYLREGRSVTEVSYAVGYKSVNRFSEAFRLVFGEYPGKVKTSL